The genomic interval CTGCATGTCcgtcatttattttaaagaatacTTGTATATTACATACAcgtcattttcttattttggattatttgtGGTCCACAAAATAACATACATTACACCATTATGTCGACAGAGTTAGTTTATGTACAATGTGATATCATTCAATACCACTCCCGATATATTGCATTTTATAAAGCCATTAATGGTGGAGAATAGTGTTGCTTTGGATTTCATTATATTAAGTGTTTGTGTCATTAACATCGTCCGACACATGTTGACCTAAACAAAGTATGAGCCCCAGTTTGACCAAAAcattgttcttttctttggaaATGCTCCATCCGAGTTTTTCAAAGTTGAATTTAACACAGAATGTTATTTCATGCTAATGTGCTCAAAAGGTAACTCCAGATATTTTCCACATTCaaatgtgtttacaggtgtTGGGTCTCCAGCAAAGCCAAATGAAATCAGATAAATTGCCTtgagtgatgtcacttgagtcagcgtcTGTAGTGGCTGAAGAGTGCAAGaatgaaaatatcaataaatctgTTGGTGGAGTTAGATGAAGGGCGTTTTTCCAGATCTCTGCTGCAgcttgagttgcattgtgggtaatgtaggtgcCAGGTTTTTTATTCTCCACCGTTTTCGGAGTGCAATGCTGAACCGGTGGAGTACTGGTTTGACCTTTTCTAGTTAAAGTTAACGATTACAGTACTATAAAGTTCTGGCAGTCCAGAAAGCCTTAATGATCGTCAGATCAAAATCTCTCCAGTTTTACTCACTTTATGAACAATGTTTCGGTCCTCAGACCTTCATTGAGAAAATCTTTTCCATCTGATTTAACCGATCTTTTACCTGATGGAGGTCTGAGGGCTGAAGCTTCATTTAGAAAGTGAGCACAAAGGGTCGACTAggtgtggtttttttctgtcctttctctGGTAACATTCAAAAGCATAACCCTGTCAGATATGGTTTTCAAGTCATGTATGTTGTTTTATGTGCAATTCCTCAAACTACGCTTTTCCCACCAAAACACCATAGTATTACTTATTGTTATTGCGGTATTTAGATTCACtgcaaatgtgaaaaacaattgAATACAATCCCCACACGTAAGGACCCTGTAatctcacataaaaaaaaaagcttcccAGCCAACTGtaagagaccaaaaacaaatgtgGAGAAACTAACTACAGCCATAACAAACCcatgaaatacttaaaaaaggcttttaaagtGCTGACAGAAACTCATGAGGAAGCTTTTGTCCTTGGAGGGGTGTAGGACAGAACATAGATTCTAGTCCTTcctctttttgtgtgtgaacaggTGAACCAGTCCAGGCACAAGCACCATGACAATCTGAGGCACAATGACAAATTTGACAAAGAACAGCCCATAGAAGAGTCCCGGTGGTCGGACCGGGAGCGGCAGGCGGTTGACGTGGTACAGGCCCATGGACGAAATGGCCAGGGACAAAGCCCGAGGAGCCCAAGGCAGAGACCATCCGCCAGGCTTCCAGTACTGGGCCATCCCCAAACCCAGAAGAGCCCCGCAGTCTCgagtcagagaggagaacgGGGCTGTATCCAGACGAATCCACTCCGGACGGCTGCACCATTTCTTAGCCAAAGCAATAGACCtgtggaggaaaaaacacatcaagtCTAGGCAGGTAAAGTTGACTTATTATGCACTGAACGGACTCATCAATACACATAAGTGAAATGAAGAAGACGAACCAGGAGAGGTTGATTCCCAGATGCTGCAGTCCGGCATGCAGCATCACGGTGCTGAGCAGCAGGCCGATGCTGAAGCTGAAGAAgaacagcagggggcgacttTCTGGTACTCTGCGGCTCAGAACGACGCCCAGAATGAAACCTGACAAAGGcaaatcaaacaatcaaaaatatacagtatgttctgTCTTAAACCACATAAAAAATCATCACCATGATATGATGATGTatcctgttttttgtgtttgaattaCGTTGCACTACCCTGTCGTACAATGACAATAAGTAACCTCGAAacaatatacaattatttaccTGGCAGAGACCTTTTCTATAAGTTTAACATATCTGAATGTGGGAATTGTTGTAAATCAATTAAGTTTATGGTGATTTTGGATTCCTATGATTTTTAATCAGTGATGGGAGTAGCCAAAAACAGCCAATACTGTCTGGTTGTTTTACCTAGTAATGATTTTCTAGGAAATGTACTGTATTATGTTGAATACAATATTTGTATGTTCAATTATGTATACAAAGATAATAGGGTTTTATCCATGTTTTAGCTTGAGCGTGAAACTGTATTCAGACCTGTAATGGAGCCAGCGATGACCTGGTGAGGGAAGTGTGCGAGGATGAAGATCCTGGAGATTCCCACtgccaccagcagcaccacatAGAACAGGTAGGGAGCCGCTGATAACGTCACACTGGAgccacacagaaagagagacatcaAACCAAAGCTCTGACATTCTCCACTTTctctatcttgtttttttgaataattAGTGTATTTCAAATGGGCCCACCTGTGAGTACGTGAGTAGAGGAATGACCCCAGTGAGGACACCACCACCCACCAGACTGCTGCCGTCACCATCGCATGTCCCGACGGACTGCCTGAGAGACGGACGGAGACTTTAGAGCTCTGACTGTGCATGAATCTCATGAATGAGAGTACTGTCTATGTCTGATAcgggtttttttgtatttaaggGTTTCTCACCTGGGCCGGTTTCACAGGTGGAAGAAAACTGCTGAACGTTGGGTTGGTTGTTGACAAACAGGCCTGATTCACCTATCCACCAGTACGGCCTTTCTCCAAACAGCATCCTaggaaaaacaagaataaacaaTAACATACATTTCTGTACATCTGTCCATTCCACCTACTCTGTATGACAACATGACCTAAGGTAATctttgtactgtatattaaacCTACTCCTATCATCTAAAACTCCTTTCCGTTTCCGTTCTTACTAACCCTAAACATAAGTCTGTATGTTTCTACACTTAACATTTTACATCAGCTGAGCACAATATCAACAGTTTCCTTACACCTCACTTCCATCTCGTACTTTCTTGAATGTGAATTATATATCTAACCCTGAACATCCTCACcttaatttagaaaaaataattgttctCTTCTACACCTCCCTTTATGAATTCTAATCCTATAATATCCTGTCCTGTTGATGCCTTCCTCCCATATTTCAAACCAAGATTTCATTATCTCATGGtgtataaaaatatcaaaaatatcatCGTCACAACTCTTAATTCTCTTGTTTGCATTTACTTCCATATGTGCTGGAATATGTCATGTCATACGTCAACAAAAATGTAGAACTATTCCCAAGGTCTGAAGGTTAAATAGAATCAGATTcaataattaaatttaaaaagatCTGAAGTATTTTGAAAACTGTGCATTTCAGCAGAAACATTCTAATATTCTGAGTGTGTTCAAATAATCtattaaatattattgtttaaaCAATTCTAACCAAGTTAATTATGTGGGCCTATGGGTCCATCTGTGTTGTGATAAGTTATTTATGTTATCAGTTGTTGTATACATGAGGAAATTACACCACTAAtaactactacacagtactgtACACAAATGGTTCCGCTTTGTATCTGTTTCTCGTCGGACCGTACACACTGCTGGACTGCTTTAGTTTCAAGAAGCCGCAAAGTCAAcagcataaaatataaaaatatgaaataataaaacactgcagTTGCCTTTGTATAAAGATATTATTGACTGATCTGAATGTGAACAGCCTGTTTGGCATCATGCACACATTAGAGACATCAGAAACAGTGAgaatgtgacaaataaacattaaaaactgtgtttgttaGGTTATTTCTTGCAGCCTTACCATTTAAACACCAGGTTTAACCACTCCGTTATAGCTGCAACCCAAATCACAGCCACTCCTGCTCGTTTGCTGATGAAATATGTGAAGGGGAAGACTAGCAGGAAGGCTGCTTTAGGATCTCCAATATGAGTGACAACCAGCCACATCTTCTCCAGATGCatgctcctctgctgcagccttTCGGCCATCCAGATACCTTGAGCATGCACAGCCTCCATGCATGCGTCCTCTCCCTAAAAATATACTTCAATGTCTAAATATAAAGCAATCAAAGACGCAATCCTGATTATTTCCTACTTCAGGaaatgctgcagaaaaaaacaatgcagtaCCGCCATGCATCCGCTAGGGGGAGCACTTTGAATGTGAGACAAAgagttttaaatttaaattaatttatatttaaaaatgttcaaacaatTAAAACGTAAAATGGTTTattgaatgataaaaaaaaacgctctaataaattaattaaaatgtgaatatagTTTTTTACAGTATAACCGACCGCGACGCGACGTAACGCGACACGCCCATGCTCCGTCGTCATACGTCATCACGTCGTTTTACGTAAGGCAGGCGCTCCGGTTTCCTGGCGGAGAAGATGCatgctcctctgctgcagccttTCAGCCATCCAGATACCTTGAGCATGCACGGCCTCCATGCATGCGTCCTCTCCCTAAAAATATACTTCaatgtgtataaataaagataaaaaaataaaaaataaagattattttctaaatcaggaaatgctgcagaaaaaaatactgcagTACCGCAATGCATCCGCTAGGGGGAGCACTTTTGAATGTGAGACAAAgagttttaaatttaaataaattaaattaatatttaaaaaatgttcaaacaatTAAAACGCAAAGTTattgaatgataaataaaataaattaattaaaatgtgaatatagTTTTTTACAGTATTACAATAACCGACCGCGACCGCGACGTAACGCGACACGCCCATGCTCCGTCGTCATACGTCATCACGTCGTTTTACGTAAGGCAGGCGCTCCGGTTTCCTGGCGGAGAAGATGGCGGCTCCTGGACCGGGGGAGTATTTCAGCGTCGGGAGCCATGTCTCTTGCCTCACCTGCTTGGGCCAACGTCTGCAAGGAGAAGTGGTCGCGTTCGACTACCAGTCCAAGATGTTAACTCTGAgtatcctttgtttgtttgcggGGCCCTGCGGGGGCAGCAGAGCGGGCCCCGCAGGGCTGCACGGGCCTGTAGGGGCAACCGAGGAGCTGCCAAATAGTGCGCCGCGCATGCGCAGAAGCGAAACACCGCAGCCGAGCTCTCTTATCTTTATCTGTTTTAAATACTCCATCTCGCTCATATTGTTGTTTAAGTCGAGGTCATGCTATATCATCCCCCCCAACACATCATCCCACTATCTGCCGTTATTAATCAACTCAATGTGTCCGCAGCCCTCAGCGCGGCTCACTATCTGGCAGCGGGGAGGCATCATGGCTGGGACCgatgctagctagttagcatgctagctgaCATTCAGCGCACCTCGCGATGGGgattggggggtgggggtggagggggtcgCGTGTTAACCCGCTCCGGCCCGGCATGGCTCGTGTTCACGTCATGTGTAACGCAGGGTTAAAGAGTTTGTATTCAAAATGGCGGACACGAGCGGGGCCCCGGGCCGCCGTGCACGCCGCGGGGCTGGAGGCgctgctagcatgctagctagctgtGGGTCAGACCCGCTGCTGATGGCTCTGTTAGCTTAGTGCTGTTAGCTTAGTGCTGTTAGCGTGGTAGCATCCGGGAGCTTATCAGCTGGGCTCCATCATCCCCTCAtccccctcttcatcctcctcatcctcctcatcctctccacgcctcattgtttgggttaaatGTTCCACAGATCTGCAACATTTCAACAAgatgcaaagtgtgtgtgtgtgtgtgtgtgtgtgtgtgtgtgtgtctacacacccattcatgtgtgtgtgtgtgtgtgtgtctctctctctacaccccattcgtgtgtgtgtgtctctacacccattcatgtgtgtgtgtctctacacccattcatatatatatgtgtgtgtgtgtgtctctacacccattcgtgtgtgtgtgtctctacacccatttgtgtgtgtgtctctacacccatttgtgtgtgtgtgtgtgtgtgtgtgtgtctctacacccattcgtgtgtgtgtgtgtctctacacccattcgtgtgtgtgtgtgtgtgtctctactACAcccattcatgtgtgtgtgtgtgtgtgtctctacacccattcgtgtgtgtgtgtgtgtgtgtgtctctacacccattcatatatatatgtgtgtgtgtctctacacccattcatgtgtatatatatgtctgtctgtctgtctgtctctacacccattcatgtgtgtgtgtgtgtgtatatatatatatgtgtgtgtgtgtgtgtgtgtgtgtgtgtgtgtgtgtgtgtgagatgctCATCTAGGTGACATGCTGGATCAGCTCATGACTCCTTTTCATTCATCTGTTGAGGTTTAGTGGTTCTGTGGGGGTGAAACACCAAATTGACAGCTGGTTTTCTTGACACTtcaacataaactgaattcattcattcatcagagTCCGGCCGGGTGGTAAATGGTAGAAAAACCCTGGAAAATTAGAAATGAAGCGCTCCTTTTACAGAATGTATTTAATCTAATGATGTGGCTCAGAATGAAACTTAAGATTGAGACCAAAAATGAAAGTTTGAACACAACTAAGGTCATCATGCTGTCACAGCGATGACGCAGAATTATGGCCTGAGGACTTTTAAAACTGATGCAATATCTTGCGAATATAACAAAGATAGGTGGAAAGGCTGCCGTGCATCAGAATCACACTGACACATCTGACAAGCAGTTCCTGTATTACTGACCGGGCAAGTGGTGTGTTGTCGACTCCTCCAGGCTCTATTCTGTCAGGCTGTCCGAAAACCACAGATCTCTATTAAGATATATCTGCAACAGTCTTATGTTACATTGTACgttgtgtgtatgtttctgtaGAAGTTAACTGAGCTGTTTTTCACTCCAAAATGTCATTCAGGAGAAAATAATACACTTAATTTGAGAGCAAACCAGTGCTTTGAAAGATCAGTATTCCATGTCTTAGTTTATATCATTAATCAggcatttagtttaaaaaaataatactttaaagACAATTCATTTAGTGGGCTTTTCATtaaagaaagtcattaaaatttAGAAAGTGAACGCTTGGTGTGCTGCTGTATGAATGTGCATTTGCTGTACACATTTTTCAGGCCTTTCTTACAactcttcattcattcattcatctctgATGACTGTAGGTGGCAGCACTGCCTTTGCCTCTGTAACTGGCACTACCTCTCACTGTCAGCGTAAGTCGGCCAGTGTTCTCTGTAACATAAGCTCCTCTGTGCAATCTTGACTGACGGTGTTAAGGTTCATGAGGGGGTCGGATATTAATACTCATTCTGTGTTGTGATGCATCGTCATGAGTTGTGTGCCTTGACTTTAGTTCTTTCCAAGAATGTGCTTCCTCCAGCGGTAAGCCGAACCTCAACGACGTCATCCTGATCAACTTAGCCTATGTTTCTGATGTGGACATTATTAATGACCGCACTGAGACTCCACCCCCACTAGCATCACTGAATGTTAGCAAGGtaagtctttttttactttacatatCTTGGTGTGTGCCTCAGATGAATCAGAAGTTATATACTATAAGTAAATTTGTAATTGAACTTGAAAACAAATTCATCTGAAAACTCATCATTTAGCCTAAAGTGTGACTCAATTTAGGGCCTGGATCCCCTAAAATATGTGTCCCATGAATTCTGGTCCATCACAGGATCTGTGTGAGCATCAAATGATGCATTCAGGGGATTCTTGTAAACTTGTGAAAGTACAAAAATGTACTAGTGTGCAGTTTTTCATAAACAACCAGCAAAGTGGGGTTTGTGATTTGTCACATGATGCACAACTtgtttatatatctatatgtaacAAGATTAACATCTTCTGCCTTTTGTATTCAGGGTATTATCTTGTTGAGTAAAGCTTTGCTGAGCTCTGATCCCTGTGTTTCTACCTGATAATAATTTGTAGGCAAATCTGTGAAAAGTGAACTTGTGTTTTTGAGCCAATGAAAGAGATCACTTTTGTCGCAATTATGTATGGAAATTAGATTTAGGAAATGCAATCTTGAGTCTCCCCTGTGGAGCAAAAGATTGTGAGCAAGATTTCCTTGAGTCATTAACCAAAACattgcagaaaaaacattttgaaactgtCCTGTTATAATtgcaattaaaaacaaagatctTATCCTAGTTCAGAGCTGTTAAATAATGTTACGAGTGcctttttgttctctctttgcAGCTTGCCAATCGAGCACGGACAGAAAAGGAGGACAAGCTGTCCCAAGCCTATGCAATCAGTGCTGGGGTTTCTGTGGAGGGCCAACAGCTATTCCAGACTATTCACAAAACGTAAGAACTTCAGACTGTTGTTCAGTGTTCTGCAGTGAAGATCAAAAGCATCAGTACATTTGTGTCAGACAGTTGTAGATAACTAAGTGTGTTGTTAAGATGAAATGGTGCTGATATTCAAGTATTTAATGCCATATGTAATTGGCTTACTCCACCTTTAAAGATCTTCAGGAGCCAAAAAACGTACCTGAACCCATCACACATAGATGTGTCTTTTCTGAAAGGGacgattacatttttgattcctgcagttattacattacattacagtcatttagcagacgcttttctccaaagcgacttacagtcagtagtatgttacatatcattcacccattcacacactgatgacaggctaccatcaaggtgccaccatcagactctaactaacattcatcatccagtccacaccgatggcaagccttcaggagcaacttggggttaagtgtcttgcccaaggacacatcgactgccgaagccgggtatcgaaccaccgaccctctgattggagaactaccttgctctccactacgccacaccCGCGTGGAGTCTATACGCTTCACCATGAGATTAGAGCTGGTAGGGAGTCCGCAATAGAGCGGGACTCTGCACTGTTAGTCAGGTTCATCCAGACTACAATAAAgtctaaacaaaaaaataattcaaaaatagAAACTGGGAAGagttaaaagttaaagaaagCTAACCGAATATGTTGTAGGAAAGAATGACAATGCGTTTCCTCTTAGAAGTCTTGTCTACTTTCCTATATTTGACCTTGATAAATTATACTCTTTTTGAAGCAGATTTGCAGCAGCTTGTATTTGTTCTGCTCTCTGACTAACTTAACTTATTTCCCTTtacttctcctctcctccacttctAACTAAATTTCTCCCCTCTTCCTTAAATAGTACAGTTTTATTTCGGGGGGGTGTTTTGTGTGCACCAGCATGTGTGTATCAGTGGAAACAAGGTCTTTAACTCACCTGCTGTTTGTATTTTGTCAATCCAGCTAGAAAGTCACATTTAACACACAATCTGACAAACGGAATTCATTTCGTATAGACTATATAATTGTTCAATTAGGTGTCATGTTTTGGCTG from Anoplopoma fimbria isolate UVic2021 breed Golden Eagle Sablefish chromosome 5, Afim_UVic_2022, whole genome shotgun sequence carries:
- the g6pc3 gene encoding glucose-6-phosphatase 3 translates to MEAVHAQGIWMAERLQQRSMHLEKMWLVVTHIGDPKAAFLLVFPFTYFISKRAGVAVIWVAAITEWLNLVFKWMLFGERPYWWIGESGLFVNNQPNVQQFSSTCETGPGSPSGHAMVTAAVWWVVVSSLGSFLYSRTHSVTLSAAPYLFYVVLLVAVGISRIFILAHFPHQVIAGSITGFILGVVLSRRVPESRPLLFFFSFSIGLLLSTVMLHAGLQHLGINLSWSIALAKKWCSRPEWIRLDTAPFSSLTRDCGALLGLGMAQYWKPGGWSLPWAPRALSLAISSMGLYHVNRLPLPVRPPGLFYGLFFVKFVIVPQIVMVLVPGLVHLFTHKKRKD
- the lsm12b gene encoding protein LSM12 homolog A — its product is MAAPGPGEYFSVGSHVSCLTCLGQRLQGEVVAFDYQSKMLTLKCASSSGKPNLNDVILINLAYVSDVDIINDRTETPPPLASLNVSKLANRARTEKEDKLSQAYAISAGVSVEGQQLFQTIHKTIKDCKWQEKNIIVMDDVVISPPYQVENCKGKEGSALSHVRKIVEKHFRDVESQKTMQRSQAQQTQKDSTLSS